One window from the genome of Candidatus Obscuribacterales bacterium encodes:
- a CDS encoding MoxR family ATPase: FFVIATQNPVEYQGTFPLPEAQMDRFMVSLSLGYPDEDEELQMLQRLQGGKTLDDLRPCFSLAEIEELRSLCQQVRVELPLQKYILELVRATRQDEEIRLGVSPRGSVALHRTAQTLAYLDGRDYATPDDVKLLAPYVLAHRLIPTSGRHAKAIIQRLVETVAIP; this comes from the coding sequence ATTTTTTGTGATCGCCACCCAAAACCCCGTGGAATATCAGGGCACATTTCCGCTGCCCGAGGCCCAGATGGATCGCTTTATGGTGTCTCTGAGTTTGGGGTATCCTGACGAAGATGAAGAACTCCAGATGCTGCAGCGTCTTCAGGGGGGTAAAACTTTGGATGACCTGCGCCCCTGCTTCTCGCTGGCGGAGATTGAGGAGTTGCGATCGCTCTGTCAGCAAGTGCGAGTAGAGCTGCCGTTGCAGAAGTATATTTTGGAACTCGTCCGGGCCACGCGCCAAGATGAAGAAATTCGTCTTGGGGTGAGCCCCCGTGGTAGTGTGGCGCTCCATCGGACGGCGCAGACCCTAGCCTATTTGGATGGACGAGACTACGCTACCCCTGATGATGTGAAGCTTTTGGCTCCCTACGTGCTAGCCCATCGCCTGATCCCCACCAGTGGTCGTCATGCCAAGGCCATTATTCAGCGGTTAGTCGAAACGGTTGCGATTCCATAG